The Candidatus Limnocylindrales bacterium genome has a segment encoding these proteins:
- a CDS encoding gluconate 2-dehydrogenase subunit 3 family protein: protein MTAPRRLGARHKATVARIVESITPTFPPLDSGKRTVVFADVTRFVASQIEALPDFLRPPYKMALSGFEWLAVVRWGRPFTALDAARQAAWIALWSDSPVGAMRNFVKLIRGCALLAYYDHPLLLEALEAEAGGEGSRESIGEPA, encoded by the coding sequence ATGACTGCACCACGCCGGCTCGGCGCGCGACACAAAGCCACCGTCGCGAGAATTGTCGAGTCCATCACTCCGACATTCCCGCCGCTCGATTCCGGCAAGCGCACGGTCGTCTTCGCCGATGTCACCCGGTTCGTCGCATCGCAGATCGAGGCACTGCCGGATTTCCTGCGACCTCCATACAAAATGGCGCTGAGCGGTTTTGAATGGCTCGCCGTCGTCCGGTGGGGCCGGCCGTTCACGGCGCTCGACGCGGCCAGGCAAGCCGCCTGGATCGCGCTCTGGAGCGACTCGCCGGTGGGCGCGATGCGGAACTTCGTCAAGCTCATTCGCGGTTGCGCGTTGCTTGCGTACTACGACCACCCGCTCCTGCTCGAGGCATTGGAAGCCGAAGCCGGCGGAGAAGGTTCCCGGGAAAGCATCGGAGAACCCGCATGA
- a CDS encoding NAD-dependent epimerase/dehydratase family protein, translating into MNQDKQPSRARLSLITGGSGYFGCLLRDRLVERGETVRVFDLVDVEDRPASVEFIQGDIRDTGAIARACEDVDVVYHNVAQVPLAKDREAFWSVNFGGTENLLNAARTAGVAKIVNTSSSAIFGVPKKNPVDESTEPTPMEQYGKAKLAAENLVRRHVAEHGIDATIIRPRTIVGHGRLGIFQILFNWIEEGRNIPVLGKGDNLYQFVHADDLADACIRAGGRPGFAVYNIGAERFGTMREILEALCRHAGTGSKVYSVPMGLAVAAMQVTSMLGLSPLGPYHSMMYGRSLWFDTSRAQRELDWKSRWSNEEMICESYDWYIRHKAEVLADSTASPHKSAIKQGVLAILRRFS; encoded by the coding sequence ATGAACCAGGACAAACAACCATCAAGGGCTCGCCTGTCGCTCATCACCGGAGGCTCCGGTTACTTCGGCTGCCTTCTGCGCGACCGTCTGGTCGAGCGTGGCGAGACGGTGCGCGTGTTCGATCTCGTCGACGTCGAGGACCGGCCCGCGTCGGTCGAATTCATCCAGGGCGACATTCGCGACACGGGTGCGATCGCACGGGCCTGCGAAGACGTCGACGTCGTCTACCATAACGTTGCGCAGGTGCCGCTCGCCAAGGACCGCGAGGCGTTCTGGTCCGTCAATTTCGGCGGCACCGAGAATCTGCTGAACGCGGCGCGCACGGCCGGCGTCGCGAAGATCGTCAACACGTCGTCGAGCGCGATATTCGGCGTGCCGAAGAAAAATCCCGTCGACGAGTCGACCGAACCGACGCCGATGGAGCAGTACGGCAAGGCCAAGCTCGCGGCCGAGAATCTCGTGCGCCGTCACGTGGCCGAGCACGGCATCGACGCGACGATCATTCGCCCGCGCACGATCGTCGGCCACGGCCGCCTCGGCATTTTCCAGATCCTGTTCAACTGGATCGAGGAAGGCCGCAACATTCCGGTCCTCGGCAAGGGCGACAACCTCTACCAGTTCGTGCACGCCGATGACCTTGCCGACGCCTGCATCCGCGCGGGCGGACGGCCGGGCTTTGCGGTCTACAACATCGGAGCCGAACGTTTCGGAACGATGCGCGAGATCCTGGAGGCGCTCTGCCGCCACGCAGGCACCGGCAGCAAGGTCTATTCGGTACCGATGGGGCTCGCGGTGGCCGCGATGCAGGTGACGAGCATGCTCGGGCTGTCGCCTCTCGGACCGTATCATTCGATGATGTACGGACGCAGCCTGTGGTTCGACACCAGCCGCGCGCAGCGCGAGCTCGACTGGAAGTCGCGGTGGTCGAACGAAGAGATGATCTGCGAGTCTTACGACTGGTACATCCGGCACAAAGCCGAAGTGCTCGCCGACAGCACCGCGTCGCCGCACAAGTCGGCGATCAAGCAGGGCGTGCTCGCGATCCTGCGCCGTTTTTCGTGA
- a CDS encoding FAD-dependent oxidoreductase translates to MKRSDAGAAMTTQILIVGSGAGGAATATALAEAGCEVLILEEGPNVDTSRIASNSTDAISLLYRNGGMTPMLGRQSTAFVEGRCVGGSTEINSGFWHRLPEDTYLRWKANELLADFTAEIMTPYFERIEADLSVSHMRPEQIPRSSVLFREGAERLGWKYVEVPRCQKESGSQFAPGAKQSMQRTYIPRAIAAGARLLADCKATRIVHENGYVRGVEVTQNTDGTRRRFEVRADAVFLCCGAIQTPALLRRSGIRKNVGDRLCIHPMIKAAALFDEEVEAHDAALPVYQVKEFWPTISLGGAVFSPGFLAMTLSDNWTPYQHAMQDWTRMALYYATTRSMGRGSIRAVPGVEDGVVIRYEPSAADERNLTTGLARLGELLFAAGAKAVYPSVAGSPILHSADECRGLGQQQIPITSMSLSNVHAFSTCPMGENLDICATDSYGKVYGFRNLFVNDASLIPDAPGVNPQGTTMAIAFRNAEHFMEAKQRTMPRTVAKPPGRADVLVTGAPGWLGTRLVEVLVRGMDDSSAAQSPGSANLAGPAERTVRCLVRPSDDPSSLAGLSDNLEIAAGDLTDPASLREFCRGAEGGTLFHSAGLIHPERFVRDFDRVNFEGTRNLLAAAQEAGVRRVVVVSSNSPIGCNPSPDHLFDERSPYNPYMGYGRSKARAEALVHDVQASGRMETVIIRPPWFYGPHQPPRQTLFFTMIKDGRFPILGDGNQKRSMAYVDNICQGLLLAASSPKANGETYWIADARPYSINEVVATVTEVLESFGFHCKGSQVRLPAIVGETARVIDAALQSVGLYHQKFHVLGEMHQSIACSIDKARAELGYEPNYELQGGMRASIEWCLANGQRI, encoded by the coding sequence ATGAAGCGAAGCGATGCAGGCGCCGCGATGACGACGCAGATCCTCATCGTGGGCTCGGGCGCGGGCGGCGCTGCGACGGCGACCGCCCTGGCCGAAGCCGGCTGCGAAGTGCTGATCCTGGAGGAAGGCCCGAACGTAGATACCTCGCGTATCGCGTCCAACTCGACGGACGCCATCTCGCTTCTCTATCGCAACGGTGGAATGACGCCGATGCTTGGCCGCCAGTCGACCGCATTCGTCGAAGGACGCTGCGTCGGCGGGTCGACCGAGATCAACAGCGGCTTCTGGCACCGTCTGCCGGAAGACACGTACCTGCGGTGGAAAGCCAACGAGCTGCTTGCCGATTTCACGGCGGAGATCATGACGCCGTACTTCGAGCGCATAGAAGCGGACCTGTCGGTTTCCCACATGCGGCCGGAACAGATTCCGCGCAGCTCCGTGCTGTTTCGTGAAGGCGCCGAGCGACTCGGCTGGAAGTACGTCGAGGTGCCGCGCTGCCAGAAGGAGTCCGGCAGCCAGTTCGCTCCGGGCGCGAAGCAGTCGATGCAGCGCACGTACATTCCACGAGCGATCGCGGCCGGAGCGCGCCTGCTTGCCGACTGCAAGGCGACGCGAATCGTCCACGAGAACGGATACGTGCGCGGCGTGGAGGTCACGCAGAATACCGACGGCACCCGGCGGCGCTTCGAAGTACGCGCCGACGCCGTCTTTCTGTGCTGCGGTGCGATTCAGACGCCGGCACTGCTCCGGCGCAGCGGAATCCGGAAAAACGTCGGCGACAGGCTCTGCATTCATCCGATGATCAAGGCGGCCGCGCTGTTCGACGAAGAGGTCGAGGCCCACGACGCCGCGCTGCCGGTCTACCAGGTCAAGGAGTTCTGGCCGACGATCTCGCTCGGCGGCGCGGTGTTCAGCCCTGGTTTTCTCGCGATGACGCTGTCGGACAACTGGACACCGTATCAGCACGCCATGCAGGACTGGACACGCATGGCGCTCTACTACGCGACGACGCGCAGCATGGGACGCGGGTCGATTCGCGCGGTGCCCGGCGTCGAGGACGGAGTCGTCATTCGCTACGAACCGTCGGCGGCCGACGAGCGCAATCTCACGACAGGTCTCGCAAGGCTCGGTGAGCTCCTGTTCGCTGCGGGCGCGAAGGCGGTGTATCCGTCCGTCGCCGGCTCACCGATCCTGCACTCGGCCGACGAGTGTCGCGGGCTCGGCCAGCAGCAGATTCCCATCACGTCGATGAGTCTTTCGAACGTGCACGCGTTCAGCACGTGTCCGATGGGTGAGAATCTCGACATTTGTGCGACCGACTCGTATGGAAAAGTGTACGGATTCCGCAATCTCTTCGTCAACGACGCCAGCCTGATTCCCGATGCACCGGGCGTCAACCCGCAGGGCACGACGATGGCGATTGCGTTCCGCAACGCGGAGCACTTCATGGAAGCAAAGCAGAGGACGATGCCGCGCACGGTCGCAAAACCTCCGGGTCGTGCCGACGTGCTCGTCACCGGCGCGCCCGGCTGGCTCGGCACGCGCCTGGTCGAGGTCCTTGTCCGCGGCATGGACGATTCGTCGGCTGCGCAGTCGCCGGGCAGCGCGAACCTGGCGGGCCCGGCAGAGCGCACGGTGCGCTGTCTGGTGCGACCGTCCGACGACCCGTCGTCACTCGCCGGACTTTCGGACAACCTCGAGATCGCGGCCGGCGACCTCACCGATCCTGCGTCGCTGCGCGAGTTCTGCCGCGGCGCCGAAGGCGGAACGCTGTTCCATTCGGCAGGGCTCATTCATCCCGAGCGCTTCGTTCGCGACTTCGATCGCGTCAACTTCGAAGGCACGCGCAATCTTCTTGCTGCGGCACAGGAAGCCGGCGTGCGGCGCGTGGTCGTCGTCTCGTCCAATTCGCCGATCGGCTGCAATCCGTCTCCGGATCACCTGTTCGACGAGCGATCACCGTACAATCCGTACATGGGCTACGGCCGTTCCAAGGCCCGTGCCGAGGCTCTCGTGCACGACGTGCAGGCGAGCGGCCGGATGGAGACGGTCATCATCCGGCCGCCGTGGTTTTACGGGCCGCACCAGCCGCCGCGTCAGACGCTGTTCTTCACGATGATCAAGGACGGACGGTTCCCGATTCTCGGCGACGGCAATCAGAAGCGCTCGATGGCCTACGTCGACAACATCTGCCAGGGCCTGCTGCTCGCCGCGTCCAGCCCGAAGGCGAACGGCGAAACGTACTGGATCGCGGATGCGCGCCCGTACTCGATCAACGAGGTCGTCGCGACCGTGACCGAAGTCCTCGAGTCGTTCGGCTTCCACTGCAAGGGATCGCAGGTCCGCCTTCCCGCCATCGTCGGGGAAACTGCGCGCGTCATCGACGCAGCTCTGCAGAGCGTCGGGCTTTACCATCAGAAATTTCACGTGCTCGGCGAGATGCACCAGTCGATTGCCTGCTCGATCGACAAGGCGCGTGCCGAGCTCGGATACGAGCCGAATTACGAGCTGCAGGGCGGCATGCGTGCGTCGATCGAGTGGTGCCTCGCCAACGGCCAACGGATATGA